The proteins below come from a single Zea mays cultivar B73 chromosome 8, Zm-B73-REFERENCE-NAM-5.0, whole genome shotgun sequence genomic window:
- the LOC103634651 gene encoding transcription factor MYBS1, with product MATLATAAAAWTREEDKAFENAVAAAAAPPDDGPPDDGWFTALVASVPARTAEEVRRHYEALVEDVAAIEAGRIPLPRYAGEESSAATPEGSGSAASAPKDAGGGGGGGGHRREERKSGVGVDVGKSSSKAEQERRKGIPWTEEEHRLFLLGLDKFGKGDWRSISRNFVISRTPTQVASHAQKYFIRLNSMNRDRRRSSIHDITSVSAGEVAAAGAPITGGPTTAGAMPMGPAGMKHHHHHPAPPMGMYGHAPMGHPVSGHMVAPAAVGTPVMFPPGHHSPYVVPVGYPAPPAKMHQ from the exons ATGGCCACTCTGGCGACGGCCGCGGCGGCGTGGACAAGGGAGGAGGACAAGGCGTTCGAGAACGCGGTCGCGGCCGCCGCGGCGCCCCCGGACGACGGGCCGCCGGATGATGGGTGGTTCACGGCGCTCGTGGCCAGTGTGCCGGCGCGGACGGCGGAGGAGGTGCGGCGGCACTACGAGGCGCTGGTGGAGGACGTGGCCGCTATCGAGGCCGGCCGCATCCCGCTCCCGCGCTATGCTGGAGAGGAGTCGTCCGCCGCGACGCCCGAGGGCTCCGGATCCGCCGCCTCCGCGCCCAAGGAcgctggaggaggaggaggaggcggtggGCACCGACGCGAAGAACGGAAGAGCGGCGTCGGCGTTGACGTGGGGAAGAGTAGCTCTAAGGCTGAGCAGGAGCGGCGGAAGGGCATCCCGTGGACGGAAGAGGAGCACAG GTTGTTCTTGCTGGGTCTGGACAAGTTCGGCAAGGGCGACTGGCGGAGCATCTCGCGCAACTTCGTCATCTCACGGACGCCGACGCAGGTGGCGAGCCACGCGCAGAAATACTTCATCCGTCTCAACTCCATGAACCGGGACCGGCGCCGCTCCAGCATCCACGACATCACCAGCGTGAGCGCGGGCGAAGTCGCCGCGGCCGGCGCACCCATCACGGGCGGCCCAACCACGGCGGGAGCGATGCCGATGGGTCCCGCGGGCATgaagcaccaccaccaccacccggcTCCGCCGATGGGCATGTACGGGCACGCGCCCATGGGCCACCCGGTCTCGGGGCACATGGTGGCGCCGGCGGCCGTCGGCACGCCCGTCATGTTCCCGCCGGGTCATCACTCGCCCTATGTCGTGCCAGTGGGATACCCGGCGCCGCCGGCCAAGATGCACCAATGA